A region of Allocoleopsis franciscana PCC 7113 DNA encodes the following proteins:
- the hpsB gene encoding hormogonium polysaccharide secretion pseudopilin HpsB yields the protein MNTLKQTQPPTPSTQSGFTLIECLLAIIIVSVLMVAIAPAVVISTATRLQARRVELATQSARAYVDGVRSGSIPPPPNVIYFQYQSKDDLSNQSLFTNAGVPTGAASWSCTPGYVTATQPVAPTLANAAQYYCPDGNSTWQLYCVDLDGGGCSSTSPKDLVIQSFRSITVPPPPATPNYTQLPGSQAEADKGYFLGIRVYRADGLKDSGALRKTAVDAQGTSKRQLTHTAGVGDSKSPLVELTTEIGPEAQKDPSGRWKELCKRLGGAGCPQ from the coding sequence ATGAACACGCTCAAACAAACGCAACCCCCAACCCCATCAACCCAATCAGGGTTCACACTCATTGAGTGCTTACTCGCGATCATTATTGTCAGCGTGTTAATGGTCGCGATCGCACCAGCGGTTGTCATTTCTACTGCCACCCGACTCCAAGCGCGTCGGGTAGAACTAGCAACCCAATCCGCTAGGGCCTATGTAGATGGCGTTCGTTCCGGGAGTATTCCACCACCCCCGAATGTGATCTATTTCCAATACCAGAGTAAGGATGATTTGTCAAATCAAAGCTTGTTCACTAACGCTGGAGTTCCCACGGGTGCAGCAAGCTGGAGTTGTACGCCCGGTTATGTCACTGCGACTCAACCCGTCGCGCCAACGCTAGCGAATGCTGCCCAGTATTATTGCCCAGATGGGAATAGCACCTGGCAGCTATATTGTGTCGATCTAGATGGTGGCGGCTGTAGTAGTACCTCTCCTAAAGATTTAGTCATTCAGTCATTCCGTAGCATCACTGTTCCCCCTCCCCCTGCTACCCCCAATTACACCCAACTTCCTGGATCTCAAGCAGAGGCGGACAAGGGCTATTTTTTAGGCATTCGAGTTTACAGGGCTGATGGGTTAAAAGACAGTGGAGCTTTGAGGAAGACTGCGGTTGATGCACAGGGTACAAGCAAAAGGCAATTGACTCATACCGCTGGGGTTGGTGATAGCAAATCTCCCCTAGTGGAATTGACAACAGAGATTGGACCTGAAGCTCAAAAAGACCCCAGTGGGAGATGGAAGGAGCTTTGTAAGCGACTTGGGGGTGCGGGTTGCCCTCAGTAA
- the hpsC gene encoding hormogonium polysaccharide secretion pseudopilin HpsC: MVKLLQLLLTYKFRTTQPAQKNGGFTLIELLVGIILAFLVIIPLLGFMVNLLQTDRQEQAKANSEQELQAAADYIARDVEQAIHIYDGYGLSKIQSQLPPHPDANSTPVLAFWKRQIIQDVIDTPKGNDDAFVYSLVVYYLTKSAGVTGCVQEPWSCTARISRIQLNDAVKVKDPTNANTVNIIKAADPGFVLFNPESVPNSEEDSMNAWPYGSTPSYNLTQTPPQVLIDYIDQTPLPANTPWCPSIPRTRLDLPADYVLTTAAQVPVTPASAGFLACVDVENTSAQISIRGNSLARIQPKTPNPPGYSNAQSALTYFPTVRIQVQGRGVFEINQKS, encoded by the coding sequence ATGGTTAAACTACTTCAACTACTCCTAACCTACAAGTTCAGAACGACTCAGCCAGCTCAAAAAAATGGTGGCTTTACCCTGATCGAGCTGCTAGTGGGTATAATCCTGGCATTTTTGGTGATTATACCCTTGTTAGGATTCATGGTTAATCTCTTACAAACCGATCGGCAAGAACAAGCAAAAGCAAATTCCGAACAAGAGCTTCAAGCCGCAGCTGACTATATAGCTAGAGATGTAGAGCAGGCTATTCATATCTATGACGGCTATGGACTCAGTAAAATACAGAGTCAACTTCCCCCCCACCCTGATGCTAACAGCACTCCTGTGCTTGCCTTTTGGAAGCGGCAAATTATTCAAGACGTTATAGATACACCCAAGGGCAACGATGATGCCTTTGTTTATTCCCTGGTAGTCTACTACCTAACCAAGAGTGCCGGCGTTACAGGTTGCGTTCAAGAGCCTTGGTCATGTACGGCTCGAATTAGCAGAATTCAACTCAACGATGCGGTAAAGGTTAAGGATCCAACTAATGCAAATACGGTAAACATTATCAAAGCGGCAGACCCAGGCTTTGTGTTATTCAATCCCGAATCAGTCCCTAATTCTGAAGAAGATAGTATGAACGCATGGCCTTATGGGTCTACGCCTTCTTATAATCTCACCCAAACTCCGCCTCAAGTCCTGATTGATTATATTGACCAAACCCCCCTTCCCGCCAATACTCCGTGGTGTCCATCCATACCACGCACTCGCCTTGATTTACCTGCTGATTATGTTCTAACTACAGCCGCACAAGTCCCAGTAACACCGGCATCAGCTGGCTTTTTGGCTTGTGTTGACGTTGAAAACACCTCAGCACAAATCTCCATTCGAGGAAACAGCCTAGCTCGTATTCAACCTAAAACACCAAACCCACCTGGATATAGTAATGCTCAATCTGCATTAACCTATTTCCCTACAGTCCGTATCCAAGTACAAGGGCGCGGTGTATTCGAAATCAATCAGAAAAGTTAA
- a CDS encoding prepilin-type N-terminal cleavage/methylation domain-containing protein, translating to MANIQRQGIMKKLAFLLKLRTHLAQNKPTINNSSYPKDSGYTLIELLVVIIIIGILAGIAAPGWLGFMNQRRVTAANEVILRALQEAQNLAKSRKLSYSVAFGTKDGVPAVAVYQRGTIPSGAEWRSLGQDLSIEEGQITVGTNLDDENNKTGNFDYTLSTITSNFDPTKKITFDYLGSISPIGTDPTPLIIKVGVPPKGSLQPFPSTVRCVKVTTLLGAIQTGRGENNCQ from the coding sequence TTGGCAAATATCCAACGGCAGGGCATTATGAAAAAACTAGCTTTCTTATTAAAACTTAGAACCCACCTTGCACAAAACAAGCCCACAATTAATAACTCTTCCTACCCAAAAGATTCGGGCTACACATTAATAGAATTGCTGGTCGTAATTATTATAATCGGTATTCTTGCTGGAATCGCTGCTCCGGGTTGGCTTGGCTTTATGAATCAGCGTCGGGTCACTGCCGCTAATGAAGTTATCTTGAGAGCACTGCAAGAAGCACAGAATCTAGCGAAAAGCAGAAAACTCAGCTACAGCGTTGCTTTTGGTACAAAAGATGGTGTTCCGGCGGTTGCTGTTTATCAACGTGGCACTATTCCTAGCGGCGCTGAATGGAGAAGTTTAGGACAAGATTTATCCATCGAAGAAGGGCAAATTACGGTGGGTACCAACCTCGATGATGAAAATAATAAAACAGGCAATTTTGACTATACATTAAGTACAATAACCTCTAATTTTGATCCGACCAAGAAGATTACCTTCGACTATTTGGGATCTATTTCACCGATTGGCACTGACCCTACCCCATTAATAATTAAAGTAGGAGTTCCCCCGAAAGGTAGCTTACAGCCATTTCCATCAACGGTGCGATGTGTTAAAGTTACAACCCTCTTAGGAGCAATTCAAACCGGTCGTGGGGAAAACAATTGTCAATAG
- a CDS encoding pilus assembly FimT family protein: protein MGLNHSVNRQPLSSSTAGFTLLETIIVVSIIGILSGIAAPNWFNFINRQRLNTGQNQVYQAMQQARSQAMLQKVTWQVSFRQAPVGSQQVVQWSLHQANITPAANSWQNLDSNIRLDDETTLPNSKGVRRVRFNYYGCPVYQINDECGQTSILSKGRLTLSAQKGGKIKRCVIVSTLLGAVRTAKENPKKKDGKYCY, encoded by the coding sequence ATGGGACTCAATCATAGTGTCAATCGTCAACCGCTTTCTTCATCAACAGCCGGATTTACGCTACTCGAAACCATCATTGTCGTATCAATAATAGGGATTTTATCTGGGATCGCAGCCCCAAATTGGTTTAACTTTATTAACCGCCAGCGCCTCAACACAGGACAGAACCAAGTTTACCAAGCCATGCAGCAAGCCAGAAGCCAAGCCATGCTCCAAAAAGTAACTTGGCAAGTCAGCTTTCGGCAAGCGCCAGTGGGTAGTCAGCAAGTCGTTCAGTGGTCACTCCACCAAGCCAATATTACGCCTGCCGCTAACAGTTGGCAGAATCTTGACAGTAACATTCGTTTAGATGATGAAACCACCTTACCCAACTCAAAGGGCGTGCGGCGAGTCCGGTTTAACTATTATGGTTGTCCGGTTTATCAGATCAATGATGAGTGTGGGCAAACCTCAATCTTATCTAAAGGACGGCTCACCCTATCAGCTCAAAAGGGTGGAAAAATCAAGCGATGTGTAATCGTTTCCACCCTATTAGGAGCTGTACGAACTGCCAAAGAAAATCCTAAAAAGAAGGATGGCAAGTACTGCTATTAA
- the glgB gene encoding 1,4-alpha-glucan branching enzyme, with the protein MSLTIAPEQIDRIVWNQHHDPFEVLGPHRFEQDGKTGWIVRAYLPNAEAAWVVCPEQRTEYPMHSVHHPHFFEAKIEAKELANYQLRTKEGEHERVLYDPYAFRSPLLTDFDLYLFGEGNHHRIYEKLGAHSVEIEGVKGVYFAVWAPNARNVSVLGDFNYWDGRKHQMRKGSTGVWDLFIPGIGVGEHYKYEIKNYDGHIYEKSDPYGFQQEVRPKTASIVTDLDAYKWNDAEWMEQRRHTDPLAHPISVYEVHLGSWLNASAAEPAQLPNGETEPVVLVSELRPGARFLTYRELAHRLIPYVKELGFTHVELLPIAEHPFDGSWGYQVTGYFACTSRFGTPEDFMYFVDECHRNGIGVIVDWVPGHFPKDGHGLAFFDGTHLYEHADPRKGEHKEWGTLVFNYNRNEVRNFLVANALFWFDKYHIDGMRVDAVASMLYLDYCRKDGEWVTNQYGGRENIEAADFLRQTNHVIFSYFPGVLSIAEESTDWPMVSWPTYVGGLGFNLKWNMGWMHDMLDYFHMDPWFRQFHQNNITFSMWYHHSENYMLALSHDEVVHGKSNIIGKMPGDEWQKFANVRCLFTYMFTHPGKKTLFMSMEFGQWSEWNVWADLEWHLLQYEPHQKLKQFITDLNQLYRSEPSLYSQDFAQEGFQWIDCSDNRHSVVAFIRRSKDSGEFVVAVCNFTPQPHSHYRVGVPEMGFYTELFNSDAREYGGSNMGNLGGKWTDEWSYHNQPYSLDLCLPPLGVLILKINHEKTQAALQHNWNE; encoded by the coding sequence ATGTCCCTAACGATCGCCCCCGAACAAATTGACCGTATTGTTTGGAACCAACATCACGATCCATTTGAAGTCCTAGGTCCCCACCGATTTGAGCAGGATGGTAAGACCGGCTGGATAGTACGGGCTTATCTACCAAATGCAGAAGCCGCGTGGGTCGTTTGTCCAGAACAGCGGACGGAATACCCAATGCATTCGGTGCATCATCCTCACTTCTTCGAGGCCAAGATTGAGGCAAAAGAACTCGCGAACTATCAGCTACGGACGAAGGAAGGAGAGCATGAGCGGGTACTCTACGACCCTTACGCCTTCCGCTCTCCCCTGTTAACAGATTTCGACTTGTATCTATTTGGTGAAGGCAATCATCACCGCATCTACGAAAAACTGGGGGCGCACTCAGTAGAAATAGAGGGTGTTAAAGGTGTCTACTTTGCCGTATGGGCACCCAATGCTCGCAACGTCTCGGTTTTAGGCGATTTTAACTACTGGGATGGGCGTAAACACCAGATGCGAAAAGGTTCTACGGGTGTTTGGGACTTGTTTATTCCCGGAATCGGTGTTGGGGAACACTATAAATACGAAATCAAAAACTACGACGGTCATATCTACGAAAAATCTGACCCCTATGGCTTCCAGCAAGAAGTTCGACCCAAAACCGCGTCGATCGTTACAGACCTGGATGCTTATAAGTGGAATGATGCGGAGTGGATGGAACAACGGCGTCACACTGATCCTCTGGCTCATCCCATTTCGGTCTATGAAGTTCACTTGGGTTCCTGGCTGAATGCCTCCGCCGCAGAACCGGCCCAGTTACCCAATGGTGAAACTGAACCTGTAGTTTTGGTTTCGGAACTAAGACCCGGAGCACGTTTCCTCACTTACCGCGAACTGGCACATCGGCTGATTCCCTACGTGAAAGAGTTGGGATTCACTCATGTTGAGCTGTTACCCATCGCAGAACATCCTTTTGATGGTTCCTGGGGGTATCAGGTGACAGGTTATTTTGCCTGTACCTCCCGCTTCGGCACGCCAGAAGACTTTATGTACTTCGTTGATGAATGCCACCGCAACGGGATTGGGGTGATTGTGGACTGGGTGCCCGGTCACTTCCCCAAAGATGGTCACGGTTTGGCATTCTTTGATGGTACCCATCTTTATGAACATGCTGACCCTCGTAAGGGTGAGCATAAGGAGTGGGGCACGTTGGTGTTCAACTACAACCGCAACGAAGTCCGAAACTTCTTGGTTGCCAACGCTCTATTCTGGTTCGATAAGTACCACATCGATGGAATGCGGGTGGATGCTGTTGCGTCCATGCTCTACCTTGACTATTGCCGCAAGGACGGGGAATGGGTAACGAACCAGTATGGGGGTCGGGAGAATATTGAGGCAGCGGATTTCCTGCGCCAGACGAATCATGTGATTTTTAGTTATTTCCCCGGTGTCCTCTCGATTGCAGAGGAATCCACAGACTGGCCGATGGTGTCTTGGCCCACCTATGTAGGAGGTTTGGGCTTTAATTTAAAGTGGAACATGGGCTGGATGCACGACATGTTGGACTACTTCCACATGGACCCATGGTTCCGTCAGTTCCACCAGAACAATATTACGTTCAGTATGTGGTATCACCACAGCGAGAACTATATGTTGGCGCTTTCCCACGACGAAGTTGTTCACGGGAAGAGCAATATAATCGGTAAGATGCCGGGGGATGAGTGGCAGAAGTTTGCCAATGTGCGTTGTTTGTTTACCTATATGTTCACTCATCCGGGTAAGAAAACGCTCTTTATGAGCATGGAGTTTGGTCAGTGGAGTGAGTGGAATGTCTGGGCTGATTTAGAGTGGCATTTGTTGCAATATGAACCGCATCAAAAGTTGAAGCAGTTTATCACCGACCTGAATCAGCTTTATCGCAGCGAACCGTCTCTTTATTCGCAAGATTTTGCCCAAGAGGGATTTCAATGGATTGATTGCAGTGATAATCGCCATAGTGTAGTGGCATTCATCCGTCGTTCCAAAGATTCTGGGGAGTTTGTGGTTGCCGTGTGCAATTTTACGCCTCAGCCTCATAGCCACTATCGTGTGGGTGTCCCAGAAATGGGATTTTACACGGAACTGTTTAATAGTGATGCTCGTGAGTACGGCGGTAGCAATATGGGGAATCTTGGGGGTAAGTGGACGGATGAGTGGTCGTACCACAATCAGCCTTACTCCTTGGATTTGTGTTTACCACCGTTGGGGGTATTGATTCTCAAGATCAATCATGAGAAGACTCAGGCGGCGCTACAGCACAATTGGAACGAGTAG
- a CDS encoding GAF domain-containing protein, translating to MFPTVNQAFQLLQTLSQSPGRQAALLRKIVDRIRNSLELQVVLQTAVDEVAALLKLDSCIFLWYLKDTQQIRVVCERTHDSHSYSLLGYYPLESFGSVASAVATGQLMMENGRASPQERLLPWLIGKPLWLKQLLRQPGQNRQSRGNQLPDNFPENFSQADRQVLGYQANLLIPVTGKEDGIGFMACLSKQPRRWSASEIEFLESIAESLEVAIRQAQLYEQTQKQAIRERLLNHIINQTRQSFDIETILTEAIAQLLEALQIDRCLVHLVENPHHLDMGKYPPECLATSQKGDAFQRKHLYEVARPPFSPSIDDFDLTGPITQWVIQHRQQVMIPDITQDERIGANNIEYRKAQIKSSLVIPVQANGTLQALLYLNQCSHIRDWSKNDQELAQSVADQLAISLQQAYLYACTQQQARESALQAQKMSEMLEELRLAQTQLIQSEKMSSLGRMVAGVAHEINNPVNFIYGNIPYVENYVRDLIRLVQAYQSNYPQPTADIQNLAEETDMDFLLRDLPKILKSMECGAERIHEIVQVLQKFAGSQVAPLKVIDLNAALESTLLILHSQMNSEIEVERSYDHLPPVECYPKPINQAFLCILTNAMEALKRSPNSHKVITVQTKWLPSIEIGDMGRVQIAIRDNGLGIQPEIQPRIFEPFFTTKEVGQGRGLGLTVTYQTIVNQHHGRLDVRSELNQGTEFLLEIPVRHPKPMKSDPVRDQGLGKMDWRIDRGKNSSPQPSFSSLQTSIPNL from the coding sequence GTGTTCCCTACTGTTAATCAGGCTTTTCAATTGCTGCAAACCTTGAGCCAGTCCCCTGGACGACAAGCCGCGCTCTTAAGGAAAATCGTTGATCGCATCCGCAATTCACTGGAATTGCAGGTTGTCCTCCAAACCGCTGTGGATGAAGTCGCAGCTTTGCTCAAATTAGATAGCTGTATTTTTTTATGGTATCTCAAGGATACGCAGCAGATCAGAGTCGTCTGTGAACGCACCCACGACTCGCACTCATACTCTCTTTTGGGATATTATCCCCTAGAAAGCTTTGGATCTGTCGCCTCTGCTGTCGCTACAGGCCAGCTAATGATGGAGAACGGAAGGGCATCCCCCCAGGAGAGATTGTTACCTTGGTTAATAGGAAAGCCTCTCTGGTTAAAACAGTTATTAAGACAGCCCGGGCAGAATAGGCAGAGTCGGGGAAATCAGTTGCCTGATAATTTCCCCGAAAATTTCTCTCAAGCGGATCGACAAGTTTTAGGCTATCAGGCAAACCTACTGATTCCCGTCACAGGAAAAGAAGATGGGATTGGGTTCATGGCCTGTCTTTCCAAGCAACCTCGCCGTTGGTCGGCATCAGAAATAGAGTTTTTAGAGTCGATTGCCGAATCGTTAGAAGTGGCAATCCGTCAAGCCCAGCTCTATGAACAGACCCAGAAACAAGCGATTCGTGAACGCTTGCTCAATCATATTATCAACCAAACCCGTCAGAGTTTCGATATCGAAACCATCTTAACGGAAGCGATCGCCCAGCTATTAGAAGCATTGCAAATTGATCGGTGTCTGGTTCATCTCGTCGAGAACCCGCACCACCTAGACATGGGGAAATATCCACCCGAATGCCTTGCCACCAGCCAAAAGGGTGATGCTTTCCAACGCAAACATCTGTACGAAGTTGCCCGTCCGCCCTTTTCCCCCTCCATTGATGACTTTGACCTAACAGGACCGATCACGCAGTGGGTGATCCAGCATCGGCAACAGGTGATGATTCCCGACATTACCCAAGATGAACGGATTGGTGCCAACAACATCGAATACCGAAAAGCACAGATCAAATCCTCTTTGGTCATACCCGTCCAAGCGAACGGTACACTCCAAGCTCTGCTGTATCTCAATCAATGTTCTCATATCCGGGATTGGTCAAAGAATGACCAAGAACTCGCCCAATCCGTAGCGGATCAACTCGCCATTTCCTTGCAACAAGCCTATCTGTATGCCTGTACCCAGCAACAAGCTAGAGAAAGCGCACTGCAAGCCCAAAAAATGTCGGAAATGCTGGAAGAACTCCGATTAGCACAAACCCAGCTCATTCAAAGTGAAAAAATGTCGAGTTTAGGTCGGATGGTCGCTGGGGTGGCTCATGAAATCAATAATCCAGTTAACTTTATCTACGGCAACATCCCCTATGTAGAAAATTACGTTCGTGACCTGATTCGATTAGTACAAGCTTACCAATCCAACTATCCTCAGCCGACCGCCGACATCCAAAACCTGGCAGAGGAAACCGATATGGATTTTTTACTCAGAGATTTGCCCAAGATTCTCAAATCTATGGAATGTGGAGCGGAGCGAATTCATGAGATTGTTCAGGTTTTACAAAAATTTGCAGGTAGCCAAGTTGCCCCTCTGAAAGTCATCGATCTCAATGCAGCGTTAGAGAGTACGCTATTAATTCTGCATAGTCAGATGAATAGCGAGATCGAGGTCGAGCGTTCCTATGACCACTTACCACCCGTGGAGTGTTACCCAAAGCCGATCAATCAAGCTTTCCTGTGCATTCTCACTAACGCAATGGAAGCGCTCAAGCGTTCGCCTAACTCCCACAAAGTCATCACCGTACAGACGAAATGGTTACCCAGCATAGAAATCGGGGATATGGGAAGAGTGCAGATTGCGATCCGAGACAACGGGTTAGGAATTCAACCAGAAATTCAGCCCAGGATTTTTGAGCCATTTTTCACCACCAAAGAAGTGGGTCAAGGTCGAGGATTAGGTCTAACGGTCACTTATCAAACCATTGTCAACCAACACCATGGTCGATTAGATGTCAGATCTGAACTCAATCAAGGCACAGAGTTCCTGTTGGAAATTCCGGTTAGACATCCCAAACCCATGAAATCTGACCCAGTAAGAGATCAGGGATTAGGAAAAATGGATTGGAGAATAGATAGGGGAAAGAATTCTAGCCCTCAGCCTTCATTCTCCAGTCTCCAGACCTCGATACCCAACCTATAA
- a CDS encoding peptidoglycan D,D-transpeptidase FtsI family protein, which yields MTPITQNSSQLPRFRLLLVWGLMMVSGIGILVNLYRLQVTQAPVLEGRARRQQMVYLRPFVPRRSIVDRNGNVLATDRPAYTLYAHPKLFKMSKGEMAALLAPILGKSSTDLEKRFNQKQSGIRISYALTEEVADQVARLQANGLELIQQYSRLYPQQDLAADVVGYVNVDHRGQAGVEYSQEDVLERAVRTLRLSRAGNGALMPDHVPEGFLHFDDLRLQLTLDSRLQRAARFALKQKMDQFGAERGSVIVMDVRDGSLLAMATEPTYNPNQYSKFDVARFKNWALSDLYEPGSTFKPLNVAIALESGAIQPDNMFNDTGQIQLGQWQIANFDFESKGGHGLISVSKILEYSSNIGMVRIIQQMKSKVYYSWLERLGLGQKVAIDLPFEAAGQLKSERRFTAGSVNAATASFGQGFSLTPIQLTQMHAALANGGKLVTPHVVQGLFDSKGQIHWQPRRPAPRSIFSPKTTQAVIEMMENVVRQGTGKNAQIPGYRIAGKTGTAQKASPTGGYYSNAKITSFVGIFPVESPRYVVLAVVDDPKGKDAFGSTVTAPIVKSVVEALISIERIPPSQPIEPTN from the coding sequence GTGACCCCCATCACTCAAAACTCATCTCAACTACCACGTTTCAGACTGCTGCTGGTCTGGGGATTGATGATGGTATCCGGTATTGGCATCTTAGTCAATTTGTATCGATTGCAAGTCACCCAGGCACCTGTGCTGGAGGGACGAGCACGTCGGCAGCAGATGGTGTATCTACGTCCCTTTGTCCCCCGACGTTCGATTGTTGACCGAAATGGCAATGTGCTTGCCACAGATCGCCCTGCATACACGCTATATGCCCACCCTAAGCTGTTCAAAATGTCTAAAGGGGAAATGGCGGCATTACTCGCTCCGATTCTGGGCAAGTCCTCAACTGACTTAGAGAAGCGGTTCAATCAAAAACAGAGTGGGATTCGGATTAGTTATGCCTTAACTGAAGAAGTAGCCGATCAGGTGGCACGGCTTCAAGCCAATGGTCTAGAACTGATTCAACAATACTCTCGGCTTTATCCCCAGCAAGATTTAGCGGCAGATGTCGTAGGCTACGTTAATGTCGATCATCGGGGGCAGGCTGGAGTGGAGTACTCTCAGGAGGATGTACTCGAACGGGCGGTTCGCACGCTCCGACTCAGCCGCGCCGGGAATGGCGCACTGATGCCAGACCATGTTCCAGAAGGATTTCTGCACTTTGATGACTTACGATTACAGTTGACCCTCGACAGTCGCCTGCAAAGGGCTGCCCGTTTTGCTTTGAAGCAAAAAATGGATCAGTTTGGTGCAGAGCGGGGTAGTGTGATTGTGATGGATGTCCGAGATGGTTCTCTGTTAGCCATGGCGACAGAGCCAACCTATAATCCCAACCAGTACTCGAAATTTGATGTGGCTCGGTTTAAGAACTGGGCGCTTTCAGATCTGTACGAACCGGGTTCGACGTTCAAACCGTTAAATGTCGCGATCGCTTTAGAGTCCGGTGCGATTCAACCCGACAACATGTTTAACGATACCGGTCAAATTCAGCTTGGACAGTGGCAAATTGCCAACTTTGACTTTGAATCCAAAGGGGGCCATGGCCTAATCAGCGTTAGCAAGATTCTGGAATATTCCAGCAATATTGGTATGGTTCGGATCATCCAACAGATGAAGTCGAAGGTTTACTATAGCTGGTTAGAAAGGCTCGGCTTGGGGCAAAAAGTGGCGATTGACTTGCCCTTTGAGGCCGCAGGACAGCTCAAAAGTGAGCGGCGGTTTACGGCAGGGTCGGTTAATGCGGCAACGGCTTCATTTGGTCAAGGCTTTTCGTTAACGCCCATTCAACTCACTCAGATGCACGCCGCTTTAGCGAATGGGGGCAAACTCGTGACTCCCCATGTTGTTCAGGGACTATTTGATAGTAAGGGACAAATCCACTGGCAACCTCGCCGCCCAGCACCACGATCTATCTTCTCCCCAAAAACCACCCAGGCGGTGATTGAGATGATGGAAAATGTCGTCCGTCAGGGCACTGGAAAAAATGCCCAAATTCCAGGTTACCGAATTGCTGGAAAAACAGGTACGGCTCAAAAAGCCAGTCCTACAGGTGGCTATTACTCGAATGCCAAAATCACCAGCTTTGTTGGTATTTTTCCCGTGGAGTCTCCCCGCTACGTTGTATTAGCTGTGGTTGATGACCCCAAAGGGAAAGACGCTTTTGGTTCAACCGTAACAGCCCCTATCGTCAAGTCTGTCGTCGAAGCCCTGATTTCCATTGAACGTATCCCGCCCAGTCAGCCTATAGAGCCGACGAACTAA